AAATTACATAGTGATCGAGTGCCTTTACTCGTTCATTCCTACTAATACAAGACCGCAAATTCAGTAAGCAATATTCTATCGGAAGACTAATAGAAATGAATCAAATCATCAAGTTCAATAGCTTCAAAATAACAAATTCGTCACACAACAGAAATTTGAACACTAAGAGCCAATTAACCATTAAGATGAGAAATTTTACAGGGGGATTTCATCAAACAGGTACCAAACAAGAGTAAGAACTCGATATTCTTGAAATAGATTCGTGCTGTAATATAAAAAACCCTAGAACTAGATGCACATACAATCAACCCCGAAACCTAAGCCCTCTCACCCCTGATTCTTCTAGCGAGCTGGATATCCTTAGGCATAATGGTGACCCTCTTGGCATGAATGGCACAGAGATTGGTATCTTCGAAGAGCCCGACGAGGTAAGCCTCAGCTGCCTCCTGAAGGGCCGCAACGGCGCTGCTCTGGAAACGAAGATCAGTCTTGAAATCTTGAGCGATTTCTCTCACCAATCTCTGGAAAGGAAGCTTTCTGATGAGAAGTTCCGTGCTTTTCTGATATTTGCGGATCTCTCTCAATGCCACAGTTCCTGGCCTGAACCTGTGAGGCTTCTTCACTCCGCCGGTCGCCGGCGCTGATTTCCTGGCGGCCTTGGTAGCCAGTTGCTTCCTTGGAGCCTTACCTCCGGTTGATTTCCTAGCAGTTTGCTTAGTTCGGGCCATTAGTGACGAAAATATCAAGGAGTCTTGGGAAGAGAGGGAATTTGTATGGCTTGTGCTAGAGAAGTCGAAAATGTCGTGGGTGGTTTAGAATCATGGTTTTGGGGCTTGTTATAGGGAGGCCAAATTACGAATGGCGGGAAGTTGAAAAGAAATGGCACGCTTCCTGAAACTTTTGGAGGTTCAGTTTGGACCGTAAATAAGGAAGCGATCGAACGGCGTAGATTTGTTGAAGGTTGGATTGCGATCCGTGGCACCTCTAATTGACCAATAATATGCCAGATCAGAGTTCTGACTTTCACGTTTAATGTGGGGTTCGGCGCCTAGGGTGGCCCTTTTGTTCCTCTATTTACGACTATAACCCAGGGTCGaaccaagcccaagcccaagcccaatcTAGACTCGGCCCAAAATTGTATAGTTTTGGGATCTTGGGGTGGCCCAGTAGTGAGTTCCCAAAATTTCTGTCCACTTCCCTCCACCAGTTCTCTTCTTAAATAGgttgaaaaatttaagatttatttcgCACTCTCACGGCTTCTGCTTGTTTTGGTATTTTATTCTTTCCTGGTAATGgaaggcggcggcggcggcggcggcggcatcAGAATGTTGATTTAAATTACCTTCCTATCCCTCGTTATCTCATGTTTCGCTGCCTTCAACgttatatacatatttttatatttggaaTTATGAAAACTGGGTGTATTGTAATGAAATTCACCTATTTTTAGGATGAACATGACACATCAGATTAATatatgtattaaatatttgtaaggGGAGCCGGGTAATGAAAGCCGGGCCTAATATTTATGGGAACCAAATCTCGTCCCGCACATACCACTaaatcaaaacccaaaagaaaaaaaacagagactGTTCACTCgcctcttctcttctcttctcttccatATTACTATATTACACAAAAACACAACCAACCACCAAAATAAAATCCCGATAcaacaaaaaggaagagaaagaggccttttggatttctttttcattttttattttcaattcaatcgccataaaccctaaattcgAAATGCGAATGATGACGTGAGAGAAGCTGGAAACATGGTTAACCAACGCCAAACCAACCCCAAACCATGGGGCACGCTGGAGGAGCTTTTGCTCGCCTCCGCCGTCAACCGCCATGGGACCTCCAGTTGGGACTCCGTCGCCATCGAACTGCACAATAGAACCTCTCAATCCCCTTCCTCTCTTACTCCCCAAGATTGTAGGAACAAGTTCTACGACCTCAAGCGCCGTTTTCTCACCCAAAACCTCCACGATTCTGATTCTTCCTCCCTCCTGCCTATGCTTGACGAGTTGAGAAAGATTCGGGTCGAAGAGCTCCGTCGCGATGTTCAACGTCGGGATGTCTTGATCGTGTAAATTTCTCGCTCTTCCACTCAGAGATCTGACCCCCACTGATTGGTCGGTTTAGAGATCTGAACATCTTTCCCCCTTTTCATTGTGTCAACAGGTCATTGGAAATGAAGGTTAAGCGGTTGGAGGAGGAGAGGAACCCCAGTTTCCACGAACCCCATGGCGGACCGGATCCGGACGCGGACGCCGAAAAAACGAATCTCCGCCCTCAAAACCCGGCCGCCTCCGAAGACGACTCCGACAATCGCAAGAACATTCGATCTCCCAACGAATCCAATTCGACGAGTAAAAAATACGATGTTCGACAGAACGGCGTCGTTCAGGAGAACCCGATACCCGAATCAGTCAAAATCTCAAAGATCACGGGAACCGGGCCGCCCCGAACCGGTGATAAACCGGGGAGGAAATGGTCATTCAACGGCGCAGCAGCGGAGCCAGAGCCGGAAAGAGAAAAGAACTGGGTGGCGGGGGGAGGacataaagaaagaaattggagGAGTTCGAGAAGGAGTCAAACGGCGGTGGGCGATTCGAACGAAGCGTGGGAATCGGTGAGCGAGTCGAAGCAAGAAGGGAGAGAGGGGGCTGTGTCGAAGCAACAAAGTAGCGACGTGCAGAGCTCAGGCAGTTTGTCTCAGAGGAAACGGTGTCGTAACAGCAGCGGCGAAGAGCCCGAGGTGTCACCcgccaagcccaagcccaagccctcAGCCGTCAAATCTGAAGCGTTGCTCAAATTTCTCGAGATCATTCGCTCCCATCGGCTTGGCTCTGCCTTCGAGCGCCGCGTACGGAGCCAGGTACGTTAGCCCCATTTTCGTGCTTTACtgttcattaattaaaaataaaaccgaagtaagaaaattgaaaaaaatagggGGGGGGGGTTGGGAATGGGAGATTGGATAAGAAAAAGTGACGTGGTAAAGAAGGAATCACATGATGAACGGCCAGGATGATTCATCCTCAAGTTGTCCAGGTGGATGTTAAATCCACGGTTTTGTACTTGGGGGCGGATAAGGACTATTTTGTCCTTCAGTATTCACACGAAGACAAGAAATGGAGGGTGTTTTCGTCCTTACAGTAGGACAGTTTGGTGGCATGCGCTGTGGTTGTACATGGAATCTGTCATCTTGACACGCAGGCATGCGATCGATAGCCAGCCCTTGCATACCGAAACAGTGTCGTTTAACCTCAAACTGCCGCACCCCCTATTCGTTAGTTAAATCAGGTGTAGTGGCccaaaattcattttaattcttgAACCCcctaaaattgatatttttgaagaaaatacgTGGGCGTTCAGAAATATCCCAGCCGTTCATTGCAGAAATGGGTTCCGATTGGAGCGGAGCCTGTATATTGGGTTCAGAACGGTTTCCAAAGCTGTCCTTCTTTTTGGGGGGTTTTGTGTGCGTTGGATGTGTAGCAGTGAGAGTGAGGGTAGTAAGTCCCTGTTTTTAAACCCCTTGTTTAATTGTTGCAGGAATCGGATAGATACAAAAACTTGATTCGCCAACACATCGACCTGAGAACCATTCGCGCTCGAGTGGTTAAAGGCGCGTATGCGGATTCATTTCACCCGTTCTTCCGAgatctcctcctccttttcAACAATGccatcattttcttccacGCAACTTCCCCCGAAAACGATGCAGCGGTTAAGCTTCGGGCTCTCGTGTTGGAAGAGATGAATGACAAAGCACGAAAGCCCCAGCCCACCAAGCCATGTACTACTGCAATGGTGGGGTGTCGTAAAAGCGACTCCGTTGCGGCGGTATGGGATGTGGGTGGCAAAAAGGCGGAGAAGAGTTCAAGGGAGATTAAAGGGAAATGGGAGGTTGGTGATTGTGTGGAGATAAAAATATACGAGAAGGGTAGATGGAAGAAGGGTTTGAATGGGAGGAAAAAGAATGGGGAAGTGAAGCACGAATACGGGGGGAACGAACTTAGCTCTCACGATGGGATGGAGGTTggaatggaaaagaaagagagagtgaggaagaagaagatgaagatgaagaaaaagaagaagaagcaaggGGCTGTAAGGTTCTTGAAGAGAATGAGGCAGAATTGTTGTGAGAgtttaaaagaagaagaagaagaagaagacgaagatgaagaagacgaagaagaagaagagaggaagaaggaagggataaaaagagagaaggtAAGAGGGAAGAGAGGGGTGAGGAGACCGGCGAAGAAaggtgaaagagtgaaagtGAGGAGGGAGGAGGTGAGCGGTGGTAAGCCCCGGAAGCGTTCAAGGAGATAGGAGATAGATTCAATAAGATTAGTGATTGTTATCGTAAATTAGCATTTTGTTTAGCTTacaggaagaagaggaagaagaggaagaagaggaagaagaggaagagagggaTACAGGTTGTGattatacatatacatatacatacatacatacatctCCAGACTTCAAACACAATTGgaagtttcattcttttcttttgaatcgCGATGGGAATTGAtggaattgaaaataataagattGGAATTGGGCCACTAACGTAAGCGTAAGCGTAAGCGCGTAGGGGTAATTtcctaattttgaaatgatatATGGAGTGTAATATGGAGCGGTGAAGGTCCTGTCTGTCTGTCTGTGTTGTGGCTTTAATTGACGACTTCTAAATTCCAAGTCAACGACCGGCCGACAATGAACACTCGACTCTCTCCGTCTCTTCCTCTGCTTTCCATTTCTCATAAATTTCTTCTGAAACTCACATCCAACCAATCTGCCCTGCTATCCTTCATTTCCAACTCTTGATTACTTCAATTCTATGGCTTCTCCGCCTCTTCTTCTACTtctgcttctttttcttttcccttcctCTACCCTTGCTCAAAAGCGAAACACGAATATCACTTTAGGCGCATCTCTCACTGCTCATGATGCCGATTCCTTCTGGTCTTCTGAATCTGGTCACTTTGCTTTCGGTTTCCGGCAGTCTGGAGGGGGAGACTATCTGTTGGCCATTTGGTTCAacaaaattgttgaaaaaacCGTTGTTTGGTCTGCGAATCGGAACAAGTTGGTACCCAGAGGATCCACGCTTGTACTTACAACACGTAGTCAACTCGTGCTCAACGACCCTGGAGGTAAGCTAGTATGGGCTACATCTTTCGCAGCTACTAATCAATCTGTTTCCTACGCCGCTCTTCTTGATACTGGAAACTTCATTCTGGCTGCTGCTGATTCTGAGATTCTGTGGCAAAGCTTCGATCACCCTACCGATACCATTTTACCATCCCAGATTCTTAATCTGGGCAAAAATCTCGTTGCTCCCTATACACAAACAAATTACTCAAATGGAAGATTTCAACTTGCAATGCAGAGTGATGGGAATCTTGTGCTTTACACCACAAATTTCCCTGTGGATTCAATAAGTCAAAGTTATTGGGCAACTAACACTGTAAACTTCGGCTTCCAACTCGTCTTCAACCTCTCTGGTTCTATTTATCTCATTGCAGAGAATAAAACCATTGTTGCCACTTTGACATCAAATAATCCgccaactcaaaatttctaCCAACGAGCGGTTCTCGAGCATGACGGGGTTTTCAGACAGTATGTTTACCCAAAGATGGGTACAAGTAATTCGTCTTGGCGTGAAGCCTGGTCTCAAGTGTCGAGATCCATTCCTTTGAACATCTGCACCGCAATTAATAATGGTATGGGAAGTGGAGTATGCGGGTTTAACAGTTACTGCCAGCTTGGGGATGATCAAAGGCCATTTTGCACTTGTCCACCAGGCTATACCGTGTTTGATCCAAATGATGTGACCAAAAGTTGTAAACCCACTTTTGTCTCTCAAAGTTGTGATGCATCGTCGTCTCCTGAAACtgaaaactttgaatttttttctcttgaaaaTGCGGATTGGCCTCAAGCTGACTACGGTTCCTTTCAACCAGTGGACGAGGATTGGTGCAGAAACGAGTGTTTAAACGATTGCTTTTGTGCGGTGGCCATTTTTGGCGATGGGGAGTGTTGGAAGAAGAAGTTTCCTCTTTCCCTTGGGAGGATGGACGCTGACGTCAACAGAAGAGCTCTGATCAAAATCAGGAAAGACAATTCTACTCTGCCACTTTGTAACCTTGACGAGAAAGGTAGGAACAAAACTAAGATAATCATTGGATCGGTTGTGTTAGGAAGCTCTTTATTTCTaaacatcatcttcttcctgctCACTCTGTTCATTGGCTACCGATTCAGTATAAGGAAACCAAAGGTTGTTCAAGTAGACCCTTTAATGTTAGATGTCAACCTGAGGGCTTTTAGCTACGAAGAGCTCGACAAGGCCACAGGCGGATTCAGGGAGCAACTGGGAAGTGGTGCGTTTGCTACTGTGTATAAAGGAACTCTTGATTCTGTGAAGGACAACAACTTGGTGGCAGTTAAAAAGTTGGACAATATAGTGAGAGAGGGAGGGGAGCAAGAATTTAAAGCTGAAGTGAGCGCTATTGCTCGAACAAACCATAAGAATTTGGTTCGATTGCTTGGTTTCTGCAACCAAGGAGAGCATAGAATGCTGGTGTATGAGTTCATGGAGAATGGGTCTCTTgcagattttctttttaggcCCTCAAAACCAACTTGGTATCAAAGAACGCAACTTGTTTTAGGAATTGCCAGAGGGCTAAGTTACTTACACGAAGAGTGTAACACTCAGATCATTCATTGTGATATCAAGCCCCAAAACATCCTTCTTGACGACTCTTTTGATGCACGAATTGCAGACTTTGGATTGGCCAAACTTCTGAGGAAAGACCAGACTCGAACCATGACTGCAATTAGAGGAACAAAAGGGTATGTAGCTCCGGAGTGGTTCAGAAGCCTGCCCATTACAGTGAAGGTTGATGTTTACAGCTTCGGGACTCTACTATTGGAGATGATCTGTTGCAGAAAAAACtttgaacaagaaacagagcatgaagatgaaatGATACTAAGTGATTGGGCTTATGATTGCATGAAAGCAAGGAAACTGGAGATGCTGATAAGGAATGATGAGGAAGCAAGGAGTGATATGAAGAAGGTGGAGAAACTTGTTAAGATTGCTATTTGGTGCATTCAAGAGGAGCCATCGCTAAGGCCGTCCATGAAGAAAGTCGTACAGATGCTTGAAGGTGCCGTTGAAGTTTCAGCTCCTCCTGATCCATCTTCATTTATCAGTTCAATTTCGTAGCTTATTAGgtattataaaagaaattattgagtCAGCATAATTTATAGACGTTGAACCCTTCAAACAAGTTGACACTATTATTAGCCTTACAACTTTAAGGCTACTTTGAATGCTTGAAGTTCCACCAACACCATCGCTTTCCTCTCACTTTAATATGTTTTGACCAATGAAATACAAGATTCAACTAAAGGAGCACACCGTTTTGGCTTATTCTTAAGACCAAAGAAGGGGGTGGCCATGCCCatgttgaaatttataaaaaaagaaaaagactttACTTTGGGGCTCTGCATTGACCTCTGTTCTGTCAAATTTCCTCTTTCCACACTGGGAACTGGAAATGGATGGGAAGCTTCCTTAGATGATTAAGAAAAGGGTTATAAATGGGAATGGGAAATGCTATCTTCACAAACGCTACCTTCTTTGCCTTATGGCTTCTCAAAACAGATCATCTtactcccttcttcttcttcttgttattgttgttgtcTTGCCaacttcttccatttctcaGCCCTATAAAAATGTAACGCTGAGATCATCTCTCACTGCAACTCCACGCAGCGCTGACACTAATCTCTCCTACTGGCCCTCCCAATCTGGTGTTTTTGCTTTTGGGTTTCTCCCCTGGGACGCCAAAGGTTTCTTGTTGGCCATTTGGTTCAACAACATTCACGACAAAACTATCGTTTGGTCGGCTAATCGCGATAAATTGGCACCTTCAGGATCCACAATTCAATTCACTACTGCTGGTCAACTGGTGCTCAACGATCCCGGAGGCAATCTAATATGGACCTCAACTTCCTTTCCATCTAATCACTCTGCTTCCCATGCCGCCATGCTTGATAGTGGCAACTTTGTGTTGGCTACCACCGATTCTGAAATTTTGTGGCAAAGCTTCGACTGGCCTACCGATACACTTTTACCATCACAAACTCTGAACATTGGGAAATCTCTTGTTGCTCGTTATTCAGAAGCCACTTACTCAAGTGGAAGATTTCAACTTTGGATGCAAACTGATGGGAATCTGGTGCTTTACCCCAGAGAATACCCTTTCGATTTAGATAGCAGAGCCTATTGGGCAAGTGGCACCGTAGGCTCTGGCTTCCAGCTTGTGTTCAACCTCTCTGGTTCCCTTTATCTCGTTGCCGAGAATAATACCATTCTCACATACTCCATATCAAATACCCTTTCAGCACAGAATTTTTACCTCCGGGCCATTCT
The Cucurbita pepo subsp. pepo cultivar mu-cu-16 chromosome LG16, ASM280686v2, whole genome shotgun sequence genome window above contains:
- the LOC111776703 gene encoding histone H3.2 translates to MARTKQTARKSTGGKAPRKQLATKAARKSAPATGGVKKPHRFRPGTVALREIRKYQKSTELLIRKLPFQRLVREIAQDFKTDLRFQSSAVAALQEAAEAYLVGLFEDTNLCAIHAKRVTIMPKDIQLARRIRGERA
- the LOC111777087 gene encoding uncharacterized protein LOC111777087, which gives rise to MVNQRQTNPKPWGTLEELLLASAVNRHGTSSWDSVAIELHNRTSQSPSSLTPQDCRNKFYDLKRRFLTQNLHDSDSSSLLPMLDELRKIRVEELRRDVQRRDVLIVSLEMKVKRLEEERNPSFHEPHGGPDPDADAEKTNLRPQNPAASEDDSDNRKNIRSPNESNSTSKKYDVRQNGVVQENPIPESVKISKITGTGPPRTGDKPGRKWSFNGAAAEPEPEREKNWVAGGGHKERNWRSSRRSQTAVGDSNEAWESVSESKQEGREGAVSKQQSSDVQSSGSLSQRKRCRNSSGEEPEVSPAKPKPKPSAVKSEALLKFLEIIRSHRLGSAFERRVRSQESDRYKNLIRQHIDLRTIRARVVKGAYADSFHPFFRDLLLLFNNAIIFFHATSPENDAAVKLRALVLEEMNDKARKPQPTKPCTTAMVGCRKSDSVAAVWDVGGKKAEKSSREIKGKWEVGDCVEIKIYEKGRWKKGLNGRKKNGEVKHEYGGNELSSHDGMEVGMEKKERVRKKKMKMKKKKKKQGAVRFLKRMRQNCCESLKEEEEEEDEDEEDEEDFKHNWKFHSFLLNRDGN
- the LOC111776700 gene encoding G-type lectin S-receptor-like serine/threonine-protein kinase LECRK3, with protein sequence MASPPLLLLLLLFLFPSSTLAQKRNTNITLGASLTAHDADSFWSSESGHFAFGFRQSGGGDYLLAIWFNKIVEKTVVWSANRNKLVPRGSTLVLTTRSQLVLNDPGGKLVWATSFAATNQSVSYAALLDTGNFILAAADSEILWQSFDHPTDTILPSQILNLGKNLVAPYTQTNYSNGRFQLAMQSDGNLVLYTTNFPVDSISQSYWATNTVNFGFQLVFNLSGSIYLIAENKTIVATLTSNNPPTQNFYQRAVLEHDGVFRQYVYPKMGTSNSSWREAWSQVSRSIPLNICTAINNGMGSGVCGFNSYCQLGDDQRPFCTCPPGYTVFDPNDVTKSCKPTFVSQSCDASSSPETENFEFFSLENADWPQADYGSFQPVDEDWCRNECLNDCFCAVAIFGDGECWKKKFPLSLGRMDADVNRRALIKIRKDNSTLPLCNLDEKGRNKTKIIIGSVVLGSSLFLNIIFFLLTLFIGYRFSIRKPKVVQVDPLMLDVNLRAFSYEELDKATGGFREQLGSGAFATVYKGTLDSVKDNNLVAVKKLDNIVREGGEQEFKAEVSAIARTNHKNLVRLLGFCNQGEHRMLVYEFMENGSLADFLFRPSKPTWYQRTQLVLGIARGLSYLHEECNTQIIHCDIKPQNILLDDSFDARIADFGLAKLLRKDQTRTMTAIRGTKGYVAPEWFRSLPITVKVDVYSFGTLLLEMICCRKNFEQETEHEDEMILSDWAYDCMKARKLEMLIRNDEEARSDMKKVEKLVKIAIWCIQEEPSLRPSMKKVVQMLEGAVEVSAPPDPSSFISSIS